One segment of Cottoperca gobio chromosome 24, fCotGob3.1, whole genome shotgun sequence DNA contains the following:
- the LOC115003584 gene encoding dihydropyrimidinase-related protein 5-like, whose amino-acid sequence MGSMRILIKGGKVVNDDFTQEADVFIENGIIQQVGKELMIPGGAKVIDASGKLVLPGGIDTSVHLEQTFMNASIQDDFYSGTKAALMGGTTMVMALALPEQHCSLVEAYENCRALADAKACCDYALHVGVTWWGPKVRSEMETLVREHGVNSFQMYMAYKDMMMLRDSELYQTLQTCKDIGGIARVHAENGELVAEGAKEALDLGISGPEGIEISRPEELESEATHRAITIANRAHCPIYLVNVSSMSAGDMIAAAKMQGKVVHAETTVAHAVLNGMQYYHQDWAHAAAHVIVPPLRIDPNTPSYLMGLLGNDSLSVVASEHRPFSIKQRALGKEDFTKIPHGMAGVQDRMSVIWERGVVTGKMDENRFVAVTSSNAAKIYNLYPRKGRIIPGADADLVVWDPDATRTLSVSTQVQGGDFNMYEGLRCHGVPLVTISRGRLVCENGVFMCAEGSGKFYPQRTFPDYLYKKMVQREKTQGYKGVDRDPYSGDVAMVANTLKKELGLGPIDGDASNKGCPRAHQGVRDLHESSFSLSGSQVDDHIPKRSSARILAPPGGRSSGIW is encoded by the exons ATGGGGTCGATGCGTATCCTCATCAAGGGAGGGAAGGTGGTCAACGATGACTTCACCCAGGAAGCAGATGTCTTCATTGAGAACGGCATCATTCAGCAG GTTGGAAAGGAACTGATGATACCAGGCGGGGCTAAGGTGATTGACGCCTCTGGAAAGCTGGTGTTGCCGGGCGGAATAGACACCAGCGTGCATCTGGAACAGACTTTCATGAACGCCAGCATTCAGGATGACTTCTACAGTGGGaccaag GCGGCTCTGATGGGTGGCACCACCATGGTGATGGCTCTGGCCCTGCCTGAACAACACTGCTCTCTGGTGGAAGCCTACGAGAATTGCCGAGCTCTGGCGGACGCCAAGGCGTGCTGCGACTACGCTCTGCACGTCGGGGTGACTTGGTGGGGACCGAAG GTGCGTAGTGAGATGGAGACCCTGGTGAGGGAGCATGGGGTGAACTCTTTCCAGATGTACATGGCCTACAAAGATATGATGATGCTGAGGGACTCAGAGCTCTACCAGACGCTGCAGACCTGTAAGGACATCGGGGGCATCGCTCGCGTCCACGCTGAGAACGGAGAGCTCGTGGCAGAG gGTGCCAAAGAGGCTCTGGATCTGGGCATCAGTGGACCGGAGGGTATTGAGATCAGTCGACCAGAGGAG CTGGAGTCTGAGGCTACTCACAGAGCTATCACCATCGCCAACAGG GCTCACTGCCCGATCTACCTGGTGAATGTGTCCAGCATGTCTGCTGGAGACATGATTGCTGCTGCTAAGATGCAAG GTAAGGTGGTCCACGCAGAGACCACAGTAGCTCACGCGGTGCTGAACGGGATGCAATATTACCACCAGGACTGGGCTCATGCTGCCGCCCACGTCATCGTCCCTCCTCTCCGTATCGACCCCAACACACCCAGCTACCTCATGGGCCTGCTGGGCAA TGACTCTCTGAGTGTGGTGGCATCAGAGCACCGTCCATTCAGCATCAAGCAGAGAGCTTTGGGGAAGGAGGACTTCACAAAGATCCCTCATGGAATGGCTGGAGTCCAGGACAGGATGAGTGTCATCTGGGAGAGGGGAGTG GTTACAGGAAAAATGGATGAGAATCGTTTTGTGGCAGTGACGAGCTCTAACGCCGCAAAGATCTACAACCTTTACCCACGCAAGGGTCGTATCATCCCCGGGGCTGACGCTGACCTGGTGGTCTGGGACCCGGATGCGACGAG GACGCTCTCTGTGAGCACTCAGGTGCAGGGCGGAGACTTCAACATGTACGAGGGGTTGCGCTGCCACGGCGTTCCCTTGGTCACCATCAGCCGAGGACGTTTGGTGTGTGAGAAcggtgtgttcatgtgtgccGAGGGATCCGGAAAGTTCTACCCTCAGCGCACCTTCCCGGACTACCTCTACAAGAAGATGGTGCAGAGAGAAAAG ACTCAGGGTTATAAAGGGGTTGACAGGGATCCCTACTCTGGTGATGTGGCCATGGTAGCAAACACTCTGAAGAAGGAGCTCGGTTTGGGCCCCATAGACGGAGATGCGTCCAACAAAGGCTGTCCTCGCGCGCACCAGGGAGTCCGAGACCTCCACGAGTCCTCATTTAGCCTCTCCG GGTCTCAGGTCGATGACCACATCCCGAAGAGGTCCTCCGCCCGGATCCTGGCTCCCCCCGGCGGCCGCTCCAGTGGTATCTGGTAA